CACCACGCCGAAAGCTCGTCGAGCTCGGCCAATGGGGCCTTATCTATCGGCGTTTTCGCAAGCACAAGCTCGCTTACTGGAGCGGATTCATCGTTCTGGCAATCTATGCGGTGGCGCTGTTTGCGGAATTCGTGGCGCCCTATTCCTCGGATCGTTACAACCCGCGTTACATCTATTCACCGCCGCAAGTGCTCAAGATGTTCGGTCGCGATCAAAATGGCGATCTCGCGCTGCTTTACGTGAATGGATACAAGGTCGAGCTCGATCCCGTGGCTCTCCAGCGCCGCTTCGTCATCGATGAGAGCCGCGTTTATCCCGTCGGCTTTTTTGTGAAGGGCGAGCCCTATCACCTGTTCGGCCTGATCCCGGCCGAGCGCCATCTCATTGGTCCTGTCGATCCCAGCGCGCCGATGTATCTATGGGGCACGGATCGCCTCGGAAGGGACCTTCTCAGCCGCACCATCCACGGCACGCGCATATCGATGTCGATCGGCCTTGTCGGTGTCACGATCAGCCTCGTCCTCGGCATTCTGCTCGGCGGCATCTCGGGCTATTACGGCGGCTGGGCGGATCAGGCGGTGCAAAGGACGATCGATTTCCTCAAGTCGATCCCCACCATT
This window of the Parvibaculum sp. genome carries:
- a CDS encoding ABC transporter permease, with product MTDATATGGLAPPRRKLVELGQWGLIYRRFRKHKLAYWSGFIVLAIYAVALFAEFVAPYSSDRYNPRYIYSPPQVLKMFGRDQNGDLALLYVNGYKVELDPVALQRRFVIDESRVYPVGFFVKGEPYHLFGLIPAERHLIGPVDPSAPMYLWGTDRLGRDLLSRTIHGTRISMSIGLVGVTISLVLGILLGGISGYYGGWADQAVQRTIDFLKSIPTIPLWMGLAAAIPDRMDPLLVYFWITVILSLIGWTDLARVVRGRFLSLKTEDFVMAARLDGCSRQRVIWHHMVPSFTSHIVASVTLAIPAMILAETALSFLGIGLKPPVVSWGVLLKDAQSLLALTQAPWLFLPGIPVVVAVLALNFLGDGIRDAADPYS